From a single Nocardioides panacis genomic region:
- the npdG gene encoding NADPH-dependent F420 reductase: MTSYDIAVIGGTGPQGRGLAYRWARHGHRVVLGSRSAERAAEAAAEIAARVPDGSVSGLGNADAAAGADVVVLAVPYDGHDDLVASLAGQLAGKTVISCVNPLGFDKQGPYGLDVPGGSAAETAAALVPSARVVGAFHHVSAPSLWSDAEYLDHEDVLVCGDDAEAKAVAVELARAVTSRDGVDAGRLRIARQLEPWTAVLISINKRYKIRSGTRISGL, encoded by the coding sequence GTGACGAGCTACGACATCGCGGTCATCGGCGGCACCGGTCCGCAGGGCAGGGGCCTCGCCTACCGCTGGGCGCGGCACGGCCACCGGGTCGTGCTCGGCTCCCGGTCCGCCGAGCGGGCGGCCGAGGCGGCAGCCGAGATCGCGGCCCGGGTGCCCGACGGCTCGGTGAGCGGCCTGGGCAACGCCGACGCGGCCGCGGGCGCCGACGTGGTCGTCCTCGCGGTCCCGTACGACGGCCACGACGACCTGGTCGCCTCGCTGGCCGGGCAGCTCGCCGGCAAGACCGTGATCTCCTGCGTCAACCCGCTCGGGTTCGACAAGCAGGGCCCCTACGGGCTGGACGTCCCCGGCGGCAGCGCCGCCGAGACGGCCGCCGCGCTGGTGCCGTCCGCCCGGGTGGTCGGCGCCTTCCACCACGTCTCCGCGCCCTCGCTGTGGAGCGACGCGGAGTACCTCGACCACGAGGACGTGCTGGTCTGCGGGGACGACGCGGAGGCCAAGGCGGTCGCGGTCGAGCTCGCCCGCGCGGTGACCTCGCGCGACGGCGTCGACGCCGGACGGCTGCGGATCGCCCGGCAGCTCGAGCCCTGGACCGCGGTGCTGATCAGCATCAACAAGCGCTACAAGATCCGCTCCGGCACCCGCATCTCCGGCCTCTGA
- a CDS encoding LLM class F420-dependent oxidoreductase encodes MKLSTQLMYAGNPREAADQVAALEKSGLDTVWVAEAYGFDSPTLMGYLAAKTETVEIGSAILNVYSRTPGALAQTAAGLDNVSGGRAILGLGASGPQVIEGWHGLPYDKPLGRTREVVDIVRMALRRERLVHDGKIFHLPLPEGQGTGLGKPLKMLTKPERPSIPVYVAALGQKNVEGTAEYADGWLPFLYAPEKAHLVWGDALAAGAAKRPDDLGPLEVVAGGMVCVGDDVKGMLDLARPMFALYIGGMGAKGRNFYNTLACEYGFEAEAAKIQELYLGGNKRDAEAVVPLELLEMVNLVGPASYVRERIAAFRESGVTNLQVMPVPADGGDPAALVAQVKEWVA; translated from the coding sequence ATGAAGCTCTCCACCCAGCTGATGTACGCCGGCAACCCGCGGGAGGCCGCCGACCAGGTCGCCGCCCTCGAGAAGTCCGGGCTGGACACCGTCTGGGTGGCCGAGGCCTACGGCTTCGACTCCCCCACGCTGATGGGCTACCTCGCGGCGAAGACCGAGACCGTGGAGATCGGCTCGGCGATCCTCAACGTCTACTCGCGCACCCCCGGCGCCCTCGCCCAGACCGCCGCCGGCCTCGACAACGTCAGCGGCGGCCGCGCGATCCTGGGGCTCGGCGCGTCCGGCCCGCAGGTCATCGAGGGCTGGCACGGCCTGCCCTACGACAAGCCGCTGGGCCGCACCCGCGAGGTCGTCGACATCGTCCGGATGGCGCTGCGGCGCGAACGCCTCGTGCACGACGGCAAGATCTTCCACCTGCCGCTCCCCGAGGGCCAGGGCACCGGCCTCGGCAAGCCGCTGAAGATGCTCACCAAGCCGGAGCGGCCGAGCATCCCGGTGTACGTCGCGGCGCTCGGCCAGAAGAACGTCGAGGGCACCGCGGAGTACGCCGACGGCTGGCTGCCCTTCCTCTACGCACCGGAGAAGGCGCACCTGGTGTGGGGCGACGCGCTCGCCGCCGGCGCCGCCAAGCGGCCCGACGACCTCGGTCCGCTCGAGGTGGTGGCCGGCGGCATGGTCTGCGTCGGCGACGACGTCAAGGGCATGCTCGACCTGGCCCGGCCGATGTTCGCGCTCTACATCGGCGGCATGGGCGCGAAGGGCAGGAACTTCTACAACACGCTGGCCTGCGAGTACGGCTTCGAGGCCGAGGCCGCCAAGATCCAGGAGCTCTACCTCGGCGGCAACAAGCGCGACGCCGAGGCGGTCGTGCCGCTGGAGCTGCTCGAGATGGTGAACCTCGTCGGGCCCGCGTCCTACGTCCGCGAGCGGATCGCGGCGTTCCGCGAGTCCGGCGTGACGAACCTCCAGGTGATGCCGGTCCCCGCCGACGGCGGCGACCCGGCCGCCCTGGTGGCCCAGGTCAAGGAGTGGGTGGCCTGA
- a CDS encoding acyl-CoA dehydrogenase family protein, translated as MARRDLLDEEHEAFRRTVRSFLDKEVVPNHPQWEADGQVSREVWTRAGAQGLLCFDVAEEYGGPGVRDFRYNLVLAEEMTKAGASGPGFSVHTDIIVPYLSSLGTDEQKRRWLPGCVSGETITAIAMTEPGAGSDLQGIRTSAVDKGDHYVLNGSKTFISNGAMADLVIVVARTDTTTDGGLGHKGISLVVVEAGMAGFERGRRLDKVGLHAQDTSELFFDDVVVPKENLLGEEGSGFVSLMNNLPQERLSIAMMAAAACEAVLDMCLAYAQEREAFGRPIGKFQNTRFTIAEMATEAHIARVFVDDCVKRHNAGELDAKLASMAKWWTTELQKKIVDAGVQVFGGYGYMTEYPIAKAFLDSRVQTIYGGTTEIQKEIIGRSLGL; from the coding sequence ATGGCCCGCCGCGACCTGCTCGACGAGGAGCACGAGGCGTTCCGCCGTACCGTCCGGTCGTTCCTGGACAAGGAGGTCGTCCCGAACCACCCCCAGTGGGAGGCCGACGGCCAGGTCAGCCGGGAGGTGTGGACCCGCGCCGGCGCCCAGGGGCTGCTCTGCTTCGACGTCGCCGAGGAGTACGGCGGCCCGGGCGTCCGGGACTTCCGCTACAACCTGGTGCTCGCCGAGGAGATGACCAAGGCCGGGGCGAGCGGACCGGGGTTCTCGGTGCACACCGACATCATCGTGCCGTACCTCAGCAGCCTCGGGACCGACGAGCAGAAGCGTCGCTGGCTGCCCGGCTGCGTCAGCGGCGAGACGATCACCGCGATCGCGATGACCGAGCCCGGGGCCGGCAGCGACCTGCAGGGCATCCGGACCAGCGCGGTCGACAAGGGCGACCACTACGTCCTGAACGGCTCCAAGACGTTCATCAGCAACGGCGCGATGGCCGACCTGGTGATCGTGGTGGCCCGCACCGACACCACCACCGACGGCGGCCTCGGCCACAAGGGCATCTCGCTGGTCGTGGTCGAGGCCGGGATGGCGGGCTTCGAGCGCGGCCGCCGCCTCGACAAGGTCGGGCTGCACGCCCAGGACACCTCCGAGCTGTTCTTCGACGACGTCGTGGTGCCCAAGGAGAACCTGCTCGGCGAGGAGGGCAGCGGTTTCGTGTCGCTGATGAACAACCTCCCCCAGGAGCGGCTGTCCATCGCGATGATGGCCGCCGCCGCGTGCGAGGCGGTGCTCGACATGTGCCTGGCCTACGCCCAGGAGCGGGAGGCGTTCGGCCGGCCGATCGGGAAGTTCCAGAACACCCGGTTCACCATCGCCGAGATGGCCACCGAGGCACACATCGCCCGGGTGTTCGTCGACGACTGCGTCAAGCGGCACAACGCCGGCGAGCTCGACGCCAAGCTGGCGTCGATGGCGAAGTGGTGGACCACCGAGCTGCAGAAGAAGATCGTGGACGCCGGGGTGCAGGTGTTCGGCGGCTACGGCTACATGACGGAGTACCCGATCGCGAAGGCGTTCCTGGACAGCCGGGTGCAGACGATCTACGGCGGCACCACCGAGATCCAGAAAGAGATCATCGGCCGCTCCCTCGGCCTCTGA
- the secD gene encoding protein translocase subunit SecD produces the protein MPASPSPARPRSRAPLWRAAASFVVIGLALLAALSLSPRLGLDLEGGTQIVLETQDSARVAADRESTDRALEVLRGRVDALGVAEPTLARAGERRIIVELPGVQDPREAARVIGRTAQLGFHVVRGPAQPGTEAPAGTTRVRDEDGQPILVGPLVLDGNGVKDASAELPQDGVGSWVVSVAFNRSGTPEWRDLVDRACRTPQGNQRIAILLDREVISSPAVQPELCSGAGAATQITGQFTQRSADDLAILIKGGALPVPVEVIEQRTVGATLGDAAIDASLEAGIIGIALTGLFIVLVYRLMGLMATVALAAYALVSYGLLVWLGATLTLPGLAGFVLAIGLAIDANVLVFERAREEYAARRGEGLAAAVDTGYRKAWSAILDSNVTTLLAAGLLFFFASGPVKGFGVTLSIGVVASMVSALVIARVLTDWAVRRSFATPALSGIGGTGRLRTWLVERGPFLMRRAGAWIGVAVAVAVVAVGGIVVRGLDLGVEFTGGRLLEFSTGQDVGVEQARTAVADAGFPGAVVQTSSGTGDADNITVRTGQISNDEAVGIEESLARTAGEVTKERDELIGPTLGQELRTKALVAFAIAVGAQMAYLAFRFRWTYAAAAVLSMTHVVLTVVGVFAWLGKPVDGVFLAAVLSIIGLAVNDTIVVFDRIRERTRGGEGRLRETVNEAILQTIPRTLNTGLGAMFILATLAVLGGDSLQDFAVALLLGLTVGIYSTIFTAAPLAIWAEERWPPVARSARQRTVDPYADIPAAGRESGSL, from the coding sequence ATGCCCGCCTCGCCGTCCCCTGCCCGCCCCCGCTCCCGCGCGCCGCTGTGGCGCGCCGCCGCCTCGTTCGTGGTGATCGGGCTCGCCCTGCTCGCCGCCCTGTCCCTGTCCCCCCGGCTCGGCCTCGACCTCGAGGGCGGCACCCAGATCGTCCTGGAGACCCAGGACAGCGCGCGGGTCGCCGCCGACCGCGAGTCCACCGACCGGGCGCTGGAGGTGCTCCGCGGCCGGGTCGACGCGCTCGGGGTGGCCGAGCCGACCCTGGCGCGGGCCGGCGAGCGGCGGATCATCGTCGAGCTGCCCGGCGTGCAGGACCCCCGCGAGGCGGCCCGGGTGATCGGGCGCACCGCCCAGCTCGGCTTCCACGTCGTGCGCGGACCGGCCCAGCCCGGCACCGAGGCGCCTGCCGGCACCACCCGGGTCCGCGACGAGGACGGCCAGCCGATCCTGGTCGGGCCGCTGGTCCTCGACGGCAACGGCGTCAAGGACGCGAGCGCCGAGCTGCCGCAGGACGGCGTCGGCTCCTGGGTGGTCTCGGTGGCGTTCAACCGGTCCGGTACGCCGGAGTGGCGCGACCTGGTGGACCGGGCCTGCCGGACGCCGCAGGGCAACCAGCGGATCGCGATCCTGCTCGACCGGGAGGTGATCTCCTCCCCCGCGGTGCAGCCCGAGCTGTGCTCGGGCGCGGGCGCCGCCACCCAGATCACCGGCCAGTTCACCCAGCGCAGCGCCGACGACCTGGCGATCCTGATCAAGGGCGGTGCGCTGCCGGTGCCCGTCGAGGTGATCGAGCAGCGCACCGTGGGCGCCACGCTGGGTGACGCCGCGATCGACGCGTCCCTGGAGGCCGGGATCATCGGCATCGCCCTGACCGGGCTGTTCATCGTGCTCGTCTACCGGCTGATGGGGCTGATGGCGACGGTCGCGCTGGCGGCGTACGCCCTGGTCTCCTACGGGCTGCTGGTCTGGCTGGGTGCGACGCTGACGCTGCCCGGGCTGGCCGGCTTCGTGCTGGCGATCGGGCTGGCGATCGACGCGAACGTGCTGGTCTTCGAGCGGGCCCGGGAGGAGTACGCCGCGCGCCGGGGCGAGGGCCTGGCCGCGGCCGTCGACACCGGCTACCGCAAGGCCTGGTCCGCGATCCTGGACTCCAACGTGACCACGCTGCTCGCGGCCGGGCTGCTGTTCTTCTTCGCCTCGGGCCCGGTCAAGGGCTTCGGGGTGACGCTGTCCATCGGCGTGGTGGCCTCGATGGTCTCCGCGCTGGTCATCGCGCGGGTGCTCACCGACTGGGCCGTCCGGCGCTCGTTCGCCACCCCGGCACTGTCCGGGATCGGCGGCACCGGCCGGCTGCGCACCTGGCTGGTCGAGAGGGGCCCGTTCCTGATGCGCCGCGCGGGTGCGTGGATCGGGGTGGCGGTAGCCGTCGCCGTGGTGGCGGTCGGCGGCATCGTCGTACGCGGCCTGGACCTGGGCGTGGAGTTCACCGGCGGGCGACTGCTGGAGTTCTCCACCGGTCAGGACGTCGGGGTGGAGCAGGCGCGCACCGCGGTCGCGGACGCGGGCTTCCCGGGCGCCGTCGTGCAGACGTCGTCGGGGACCGGCGACGCGGACAACATCACCGTGCGCACCGGCCAGATCAGCAACGACGAGGCCGTCGGGATCGAGGAGTCGCTGGCCAGGACCGCCGGGGAGGTGACCAAGGAGCGCGACGAGCTGATCGGCCCCACCCTCGGGCAGGAGCTGCGGACCAAGGCCCTGGTCGCGTTCGCGATCGCAGTCGGCGCGCAGATGGCCTACCTCGCGTTCCGGTTCCGCTGGACGTACGCCGCGGCCGCCGTGCTCTCGATGACCCACGTGGTGCTGACCGTCGTCGGCGTCTTCGCGTGGCTCGGGAAACCGGTCGACGGGGTGTTCCTGGCGGCCGTGCTGTCGATCATCGGGCTGGCGGTCAACGACACGATCGTGGTGTTCGACCGGATCCGGGAACGCACCCGCGGCGGCGAGGGACGGCTGCGCGAGACCGTCAACGAGGCGATCCTGCAGACGATCCCGCGCACGCTGAACACCGGCCTGGGCGCGATGTTCATCCTGGCCACGCTGGCGGTCCTGGGCGGCGACTCGCTCCAGGACTTCGCGGTGGCCCTGCTGCTCGGCCTGACGGTGGGGATCTACTCCACGATCTTCACCGCGGCGCCGCTGGCGATCTGGGCGGAGGAGCGGTGGCCGCCGGTGGCCCGGTCGGCCCGGCAGCGGACGGTCGACCCCTACGCCGACATCCCGGCCGCGGGACGGGAGAGCGGGTCGCTGTAG
- a CDS encoding HNH endonuclease signature motif containing protein produces MTSMTAPPPPPVGQPPAGHAVLRFTTSLADALDRLAEVPTWSMTRAEQREALVELRRQRNRLKELELRVLVQADRDDVAADSDAVDTAAWLAHATGTSTASRHRDLHLATKLDTRFGETRQSLAAGVIDAEKAAIVTDAVEQLTRDYDDLPPGTEARAEAHLLEQAQVFDARTLRRLGHRLFEVVCPEAADAAEGARLEKGEARARALAQLTIHDQGDGTSSGRFRLPALHADLLKKALEALTSPRRIGDARLDAETGAKLPHATLLGHGLMELLEHHLSALPQVNGSPFTLVVTIGLDALVSGLGVAALDTGHRVSAGEARRLACRAGIIPMVLGGDSVPLDVGRERRLFDRYQKHAINHRYQGCAAHSCDRPPAWVEYHHLQPWSHGVPTDTSNGISLCPAHHRMADHPQSYDLRRLPDGKVRFHRRT; encoded by the coding sequence ATGACCTCGATGACCGCACCTCCGCCGCCTCCGGTCGGGCAGCCGCCCGCCGGACATGCGGTGCTGCGGTTCACCACCTCCCTGGCCGACGCGTTGGACCGGCTCGCCGAGGTGCCGACCTGGTCGATGACCCGAGCCGAGCAACGTGAGGCCCTGGTCGAGCTGCGCCGGCAGCGCAACCGGTTGAAGGAGCTGGAGCTGCGGGTGCTGGTGCAGGCCGACCGCGACGACGTCGCCGCCGACTCCGACGCCGTCGACACGGCGGCCTGGCTGGCGCACGCCACCGGGACCAGCACCGCGAGCCGGCACCGCGACCTGCACCTCGCCACCAAGCTCGATACCCGGTTCGGCGAGACAAGGCAGAGCCTGGCGGCCGGGGTGATCGACGCGGAGAAGGCGGCGATCGTCACCGACGCCGTCGAACAGCTCACCCGCGACTATGACGACCTCCCTCCCGGCACCGAGGCCCGCGCCGAGGCGCACCTGCTCGAGCAGGCCCAGGTGTTCGACGCCCGCACCCTGCGCAGGTTGGGGCACCGGCTGTTCGAGGTGGTCTGCCCCGAGGCGGCCGACGCCGCCGAGGGTGCCAGGCTGGAGAAGGGGGAGGCCCGGGCAAGGGCGCTGGCCCAGCTGACGATCCACGACCAGGGCGACGGCACCAGCAGCGGCCGGTTCCGGCTGCCCGCCCTGCACGCGGACCTGCTCAAGAAAGCCCTCGAGGCACTGACCAGCCCGCGGCGGATCGGTGACGCACGCCTCGATGCCGAGACCGGGGCGAAGCTGCCGCACGCCACCCTGCTCGGGCACGGGCTGATGGAGCTGCTCGAGCACCACCTCAGCGCGCTGCCCCAGGTGAACGGCTCCCCGTTCACCCTGGTCGTCACGATCGGCCTCGACGCCCTGGTCTCCGGTCTCGGGGTGGCGGCCCTTGACACCGGGCACCGGGTCTCGGCCGGGGAGGCCCGTCGGCTGGCCTGCCGGGCCGGGATCATCCCGATGGTGCTGGGCGGTGACTCGGTGCCGCTGGACGTGGGCCGGGAGCGGCGGCTGTTCGACCGCTACCAGAAGCACGCGATCAACCACCGCTACCAGGGCTGCGCCGCACACAGCTGCGACCGGCCACCGGCCTGGGTCGAGTACCACCACCTGCAGCCCTGGAGCCACGGCGTCCCAACGGACACCAGCAACGGCATCTCGCTGTGCCCGGCCCACCACCGGATGGCCGACCACCCCCAGAGCTACGACCTGCGACGACTCCCCGACGGCAAGGTCCGATTCCACCGGAGAACCTAG
- a CDS encoding carbohydrate ABC transporter permease, whose protein sequence is MRRRLGTALLWAGGTGVVAFAVLPLWYMLVLSFDPDPAGAGTGLVPHAFSLGSYRFLASSVFGFYPTLARSLLLSAGTTLVSLAVAIPAAYALARLPVPGRAQILAVMLAFAFFPGIVVLVPISQMLSGLGWLDRLGGIGLAQLSYTLPLAVWFLAYAFRAVPVEVEEAARVDGAGTVALVWRVVLPVARPGVAGTTALVFVASWNDFLFSSGLNRSDRSETLPVLLSKLPELGFLGGQMAAAVLMCLPVAFVVAAMLLWLSRRNDVAR, encoded by the coding sequence ATGCGACGACGCCTCGGGACCGCGCTGCTGTGGGCCGGCGGCACCGGGGTGGTCGCGTTCGCCGTGCTGCCGCTCTGGTACATGCTCGTGCTGAGCTTCGACCCGGACCCCGCCGGTGCCGGCACCGGCCTGGTCCCGCACGCCTTCTCGCTCGGCAGCTACCGCTTCCTGGCCTCCTCGGTGTTCGGGTTCTACCCGACCCTCGCGCGCAGCCTGCTGCTCTCGGCGGGGACGACGCTGGTCAGCCTGGCCGTGGCGATCCCGGCGGCGTACGCCCTGGCCCGGCTGCCGGTGCCCGGCCGCGCGCAGATCCTCGCGGTGATGCTCGCATTCGCGTTCTTCCCCGGCATCGTGGTGCTGGTGCCGATCAGCCAGATGCTGTCCGGGCTGGGCTGGCTCGACCGGCTCGGCGGGATCGGCCTCGCCCAGCTCAGCTACACGCTGCCGCTCGCCGTCTGGTTCCTCGCCTACGCCTTCCGTGCCGTCCCGGTGGAGGTCGAGGAGGCCGCCCGCGTCGACGGGGCCGGCACGGTCGCGCTCGTCTGGCGGGTGGTGCTCCCCGTGGCCCGTCCCGGGGTCGCCGGTACGACGGCCCTGGTGTTCGTCGCGAGCTGGAACGACTTCCTGTTCTCCAGCGGCCTGAACCGCAGCGACCGGAGCGAGACGCTGCCGGTGCTGCTGTCCAAGCTGCCGGAGCTCGGGTTCCTCGGCGGCCAGATGGCGGCTGCCGTGCTGATGTGCCTGCCGGTCGCGTTCGTGGTCGCCGCGATGCTGCTCTGGCTGTCGCGGCGCAACGACGTCGCCCGCTAG